A stretch of the Neisseria sp. DTU_2020_1000833_1_SI_GRL_NUU_006 genome encodes the following:
- the leuB gene encoding 3-isopropylmalate dehydrogenase, with amino-acid sequence MTKHIAILRGDGIGPEIVAETVRVLDKLIEQGLDVSYEYAPLGGEAYDEYGHPYPEFTQNLCRKADAVLLGAVGSPQYDNLDRPLRPERGLLAIRKDLNLFANLRPAILYPELANASTLKPEIVAGLDILIVRELTGDIYFGEPRGIRVLENGEREGYNTMKYSESEIRRIAHVAFQSAQKRSKKVCSVGKANVLETTELWREIFEEVGKEYPDVELSHMYVDNAAMQLVRAPKQFDVIATGNIFGDILSDEASMLTGSIGMLPSASLDENGKGLYEPSHGSAPDIAGQNKANPLATILSLAMLLRYSLNDEARAQQVENAVQKVLQQGLRTGDIYEEGTKLVSCSEMGDAVLAAL; translated from the coding sequence CCCTGAAATCGTTGCAGAAACCGTCCGCGTACTCGACAAACTTATCGAACAAGGTTTGGATGTCAGCTACGAATACGCGCCTTTGGGCGGCGAAGCCTATGACGAATACGGCCATCCTTATCCAGAATTCACGCAAAACCTTTGCCGCAAAGCCGATGCGGTACTGCTTGGTGCAGTCGGTTCTCCTCAATACGACAATCTCGACCGTCCGCTGCGCCCTGAACGCGGCTTGTTGGCTATCCGTAAAGACTTGAATCTGTTTGCCAACCTGCGCCCTGCCATCCTTTATCCCGAGCTGGCCAACGCTTCCACTCTGAAACCGGAAATCGTAGCCGGCCTCGACATCCTTATCGTACGCGAACTGACCGGCGATATTTACTTTGGCGAGCCGCGCGGCATCCGTGTGTTAGAAAACGGCGAACGCGAAGGCTACAACACCATGAAATACAGCGAAAGCGAAATCCGCCGTATTGCCCACGTTGCCTTCCAATCCGCCCAAAAACGTAGCAAAAAAGTCTGCTCCGTAGGCAAAGCCAACGTTTTGGAAACCACCGAACTGTGGCGCGAAATCTTTGAGGAAGTCGGCAAAGAATACCCTGATGTCGAGCTTTCCCATATGTATGTTGACAATGCCGCCATGCAGTTGGTACGTGCGCCCAAACAATTTGACGTGATTGCCACCGGCAACATCTTCGGCGACATCCTCTCCGACGAAGCCTCCATGCTGACCGGCTCCATCGGCATGCTGCCCTCCGCCTCGCTGGACGAAAACGGCAAAGGCCTGTACGAACCGTCACACGGCTCCGCACCCGACATCGCCGGACAAAACAAAGCCAACCCGCTGGCCACCATCCTCTCGCTCGCCATGCTGCTGCGTTACAGCCTGAACGACGAAGCCCGCGCGCAACAAGTCGAAAACGCCGTCCAAAAAGTGCTGCAACAGGGCTTGCGCACCGGCGATATTTACGAAGAAGGTACGAAACTCGTTTCCTGCTCCGAAATG